A genome region from Micromonospora inyonensis includes the following:
- a CDS encoding sensor histidine kinase: protein MTAVGRGWTLRQRVVGLLAVVGVLLIGLAAAEATVAARNRSHTDALLTRTGPLRVQAQELLNALLDQETSVRGYAVSGDRQDLVPYDDGVRQEQKLIESIGRLVDDYPGIRRELDVVRAQAEQWRRTVAVPVITTVQRDGTTAAQGLIDDRTRQQFDQVRASVARLDAGIIAEREANARSIRQTGNLLVVLLVIAALVVVVAGALLLVSLERMVVRPLTGLADQVREVAEGDYQHHISGSGPPEFQQLADDVEAMRRKIAKDLTEVREARERIEWVNTQLQKQAEELVRSNRDLEQFAYVASHDLQEPLRKVASFCQLLQRRYAGQLDDRADQYIAFAVDGAQRMQRLINDLLAFSRIGRLTTGFTEVDMNKVMADVAGQTEVARQQAEAELTWSELPTIRGEEPLLTNLLTNLVSNSVKFRRPDVPPRVHVSARLVDDEWEITCQDNGIGIEPEFADKIFVIFQRLHSKDAYPGTGIGLAIVKKIVEYHGGRVWVDTDTEEGTAIRFTLPALPGDVEAARAAAEEPDGDTGATEGDESPGSTDAGEGVPARPTDMDDTATTGPTADTARDADDQRPDQATSGRTDGARETVG from the coding sequence GTGACGGCGGTCGGCCGGGGTTGGACGCTGCGGCAGCGGGTGGTCGGTCTCCTGGCGGTGGTCGGCGTGCTGCTGATCGGCCTGGCCGCCGCCGAGGCGACGGTGGCGGCCCGGAACCGGTCGCACACCGACGCGTTGCTGACCAGGACCGGCCCGCTGCGCGTCCAGGCGCAGGAACTGCTCAACGCGCTCCTCGACCAGGAGACCTCGGTCCGTGGGTACGCGGTCAGCGGCGACCGGCAGGATCTCGTGCCGTACGACGACGGCGTCAGGCAGGAACAGAAGCTGATCGAGTCGATCGGCCGGCTCGTCGACGACTACCCCGGCATCCGGCGGGAACTGGACGTCGTCCGCGCGCAGGCCGAGCAGTGGCGGCGAACGGTGGCCGTACCGGTCATCACCACGGTGCAGCGGGACGGGACCACCGCCGCGCAGGGTCTCATCGACGACCGGACCCGGCAGCAGTTCGACCAGGTGCGCGCCTCGGTCGCCCGGCTGGACGCCGGGATCATCGCCGAGCGGGAGGCCAACGCCCGGAGCATCCGGCAGACCGGCAACCTGCTGGTCGTCCTGCTCGTCATCGCGGCGCTGGTGGTGGTCGTGGCCGGCGCGCTCCTGCTGGTCTCGCTGGAACGGATGGTCGTCCGGCCGCTGACCGGCCTGGCCGACCAGGTGCGGGAGGTCGCCGAGGGCGACTACCAGCACCACATCAGCGGATCCGGGCCACCGGAGTTCCAACAGCTCGCCGACGACGTCGAGGCGATGCGGCGCAAGATCGCCAAGGACCTGACCGAGGTCCGGGAGGCCCGGGAACGGATCGAGTGGGTCAACACGCAGCTCCAGAAGCAGGCCGAGGAGCTGGTCCGCTCCAACCGCGACCTGGAGCAGTTCGCCTACGTGGCCTCGCACGACCTCCAGGAGCCGCTGCGCAAGGTGGCGAGCTTCTGCCAGCTGCTCCAGCGCCGCTACGCGGGGCAGCTCGACGACCGCGCCGACCAGTACATCGCCTTCGCGGTGGACGGTGCGCAGCGGATGCAGCGCCTGATCAACGACCTGCTCGCCTTCTCCCGGATCGGCCGCCTCACCACCGGCTTCACCGAGGTGGACATGAACAAGGTCATGGCGGACGTGGCGGGCCAGACCGAGGTGGCCCGGCAGCAGGCCGAAGCCGAGCTGACCTGGTCGGAGCTGCCCACCATCCGGGGTGAGGAACCCCTGCTGACCAACCTCCTGACCAACCTGGTGAGCAACTCGGTCAAGTTCCGCCGGCCGGACGTGCCGCCGAGGGTGCACGTCTCGGCGCGGCTGGTCGACGACGAGTGGGAGATCACCTGCCAGGACAACGGCATCGGGATCGAGCCGGAGTTCGCGGACAAGATCTTCGTTATCTTCCAGCGGCTGCACTCCAAGGACGCCTACCCCGGTACGGGCATCGGCCTGGCGATCGTCAAGAAGATCGTCGAGTACCACGGGGGCCGGGTCTGGGTCGACACCGACACCGAGGAGGGCACCGCCATCCGGTTCACCCTCCCGGCGCTGCCCGGAGACGTCGAGGCCGCACGGGCGGCGGCCGAGGAGCCGGACGGGGACACCGGGGCGACCGAGGGCGACGAGTCGCCCGGGAGCACCGACGCTGGGGAGGGCGTGCCCGCCCGTCCCACCGACATGGACGACACGGCAACGACCGGGCCGACCGCCGACACCGCTCGGGACGCTGACGACCAGCGTCCGGACCAGGCGACGAGCGGCAGGACGGATGGCGCGAGGGAGACAGTGGGATGA
- a CDS encoding tetratricopeptide repeat protein, which produces MDLLAEYRRATMFFEAGDPTGAARLLEPIVAAEPGNASVRQLLARAYFQSAQLGRAEEQLRVLVDQDPSDHYAHHVLGRTLERLNRPADALRHLRIAAAMYSANDDYRRALDRVESRVGGNAR; this is translated from the coding sequence ATGGACCTTCTGGCGGAGTACCGGCGGGCGACCATGTTCTTCGAGGCCGGGGACCCGACCGGAGCGGCCCGGCTGTTGGAGCCGATCGTGGCGGCCGAGCCCGGCAACGCCTCCGTACGGCAGCTGCTGGCCCGCGCGTACTTCCAGTCGGCTCAGCTCGGCCGGGCCGAGGAGCAGCTCCGGGTGCTGGTCGACCAGGACCCGAGCGACCACTATGCCCACCACGTGCTGGGCCGCACCCTGGAGCGGCTGAACCGCCCGGCGGACGCGCTGCGGCACCTGCGCATCGCCGCGGCGATGTACTCGGCGAACGACGACTACCGCAGGGCGCTGGACCGGGTCGAGTCCCGGGTCGGCGGCAACGCGCGCTGA
- a CDS encoding PP2C family protein-serine/threonine phosphatase, which translates to MTRSVPGTGLSRSTVAPLAYPHGGLGRHPTLPPGERLRVLLVEDDEGDAFLVGELLAETNSMIELLVATSLSEARQRVLGVDCVLLDLGLPDAQGLDGLRQVLDMAGGAAVCVLTGRSDEHLGIVAVAEGAQDYLVKGTVDGVLLTRALRYAVERKRADENARRLREVELRQAESARLERGLLPTPLLMERDRIAVHTFYRPGRHAALIGGDFYDVVQTRPGRIDLIVGDVCGHGVDEAALGVELRVAWRALILAGVPDDEVLPALEQVLMSERRLQEIFATVATVCLDLDANRATVRLAGHPPPLLIAGGRVAPVPAPGGLLLGVRPRRPVAFDLEFSTDDWSLLMYTDGLIEGRVGDGEERLDVPGLSALVGDPANQLVPLPELPGWLVGRAEEINGGPLADDVAMLLVSRGGGR; encoded by the coding sequence GTGACCCGGTCCGTGCCGGGGACGGGGCTGTCCCGATCCACCGTCGCGCCGCTGGCGTACCCGCACGGCGGTCTCGGGCGGCACCCGACGCTGCCGCCGGGCGAGCGGTTGCGGGTCCTGCTGGTCGAGGACGACGAGGGCGACGCGTTCCTCGTCGGTGAGCTGCTCGCCGAGACCAACTCGATGATCGAGCTGCTGGTCGCCACGAGCCTGAGCGAGGCCCGGCAGCGGGTGCTCGGGGTCGACTGTGTCCTGCTGGATCTCGGCCTGCCCGACGCCCAGGGCCTCGACGGCCTGCGTCAGGTCCTCGACATGGCCGGCGGCGCCGCGGTCTGCGTGCTCACCGGCCGCTCCGACGAGCACCTGGGCATCGTCGCGGTCGCCGAGGGCGCACAGGACTACCTGGTCAAGGGCACGGTCGACGGCGTGTTGCTGACCCGCGCGCTGCGCTACGCGGTCGAGCGGAAGCGGGCCGACGAGAACGCCCGCCGACTCCGCGAGGTGGAACTGCGGCAGGCCGAGTCGGCCCGCCTGGAACGTGGCCTGCTGCCGACGCCGCTGCTGATGGAGCGCGACCGGATCGCCGTGCACACCTTCTACCGGCCGGGCCGGCACGCCGCCCTGATCGGCGGGGACTTCTACGACGTGGTGCAGACCCGACCGGGCCGGATCGACCTGATCGTCGGCGACGTCTGCGGACACGGCGTGGACGAGGCGGCGCTCGGCGTGGAGTTGCGGGTCGCCTGGCGTGCCCTGATCCTCGCCGGGGTGCCCGACGACGAGGTGCTGCCCGCCCTGGAGCAGGTGCTGATGAGCGAACGCCGGCTCCAGGAGATCTTCGCGACCGTCGCCACCGTCTGCCTGGACCTGGACGCCAACCGGGCCACCGTACGGTTGGCGGGGCACCCCCCGCCGCTGCTGATCGCGGGGGGTAGGGTCGCGCCGGTCCCTGCCCCGGGCGGCCTGCTCCTCGGCGTACGCCCCCGCCGGCCCGTTGCCTTCGACCTGGAGTTCTCCACCGATGACTGGTCCCTGCTGATGTACACCGACGGTCTGATCGAGGGACGCGTGGGTGACGGCGAGGAGCGACTCGACGTCCCGGGGCTGAGCGCACTGGTCGGTGATCCGGCCAACCAGTTGGTGCCCCTGCCCGAGCTGCCGGGCTGGCTGGTCGGCCGGGCCGAGGAGATCAACGGGGGCCCGCTCGCCGACGACGTGGCGATGCTGCTGGTGAGCCGGGGCGGTGGCCGGTGA
- a CDS encoding alpha-N-arabinofuranosidase translates to MRTAQVTIDPAFAIGAADRRLFGSFVEHMGRCVYGGVFEPGHPEADDDGFRTDVLALTRELGVSVVRYPGGNFVSGYRWEDGIGPAGDRPRRLDLAWKTIETNAFGLHEFMAWAARAQVEPMMAVNLGTRGVQEACDLLEYTNHPGGTAWSDLRRKHGAEQPYGVRLWCLGNELDGPWQVGHKTAAEYGRLAAETARAMKLVDPSISLVACGSSNRGMPTFASWEATVLEHTYEHVDYISAHTYYDPSDGDQASILASAVDMDNFIREVVATADHVAAKQRHRRKLKISFDEWNVWYQSRLQADLDRRGWVEAPALIEDTFTAVDAVVVGDLLITLLRHADRVGVACQAQLANVIAPIRTRTGGPAWRQSIFHPFALTARYARGTVLRTEPVAPTYSTARYGDVPVLDTVAVHDEERGELTVFAVNRGDTDLALDLDLRSLARPSGRSHLTLAAMDDPTACNTEAEPDRVTPRGTSIPTVDGGRCTVALPAVSWNVLRFATRS, encoded by the coding sequence TTGCGGACCGCTCAGGTGACGATCGATCCCGCCTTCGCGATCGGCGCGGCGGACCGCCGACTCTTCGGATCGTTCGTCGAGCACATGGGGCGCTGCGTCTACGGGGGCGTCTTCGAGCCCGGTCACCCCGAGGCCGACGACGACGGGTTCCGCACCGACGTCCTGGCGCTCACCCGCGAACTGGGCGTCTCGGTGGTCCGCTACCCCGGCGGCAACTTCGTCTCCGGTTACCGCTGGGAGGACGGCATCGGCCCGGCCGGCGACCGGCCGCGCCGGCTCGACCTGGCCTGGAAGACGATCGAGACCAACGCCTTCGGTCTCCACGAGTTCATGGCCTGGGCGGCGCGGGCCCAGGTGGAGCCGATGATGGCGGTCAACCTCGGCACCCGGGGTGTGCAGGAGGCCTGCGACCTGCTGGAGTACACCAACCACCCGGGCGGCACGGCCTGGTCCGACCTGCGGCGCAAGCACGGCGCGGAGCAGCCGTACGGGGTGCGGCTCTGGTGTCTCGGCAACGAGCTGGACGGGCCCTGGCAGGTCGGCCACAAGACCGCCGCCGAGTACGGCCGACTGGCCGCCGAGACCGCCCGCGCGATGAAGCTGGTCGACCCCTCGATCAGCCTGGTCGCCTGCGGCAGCTCCAACCGGGGGATGCCCACCTTCGCCTCCTGGGAGGCGACCGTGCTGGAGCACACCTACGAGCACGTCGACTACATCTCCGCGCACACCTACTACGACCCGTCCGACGGCGACCAGGCGAGCATCCTGGCCTCGGCGGTCGACATGGACAACTTCATCCGCGAGGTGGTCGCCACCGCCGACCACGTGGCGGCCAAGCAGCGCCACCGGCGCAAGCTCAAGATCTCCTTCGACGAGTGGAACGTCTGGTACCAGTCCCGTCTCCAGGCCGACCTGGACCGACGCGGCTGGGTGGAGGCCCCGGCGCTGATCGAGGACACCTTCACCGCCGTGGACGCGGTGGTCGTCGGCGACCTGCTGATCACCCTGCTCCGCCACGCCGACCGGGTCGGTGTGGCCTGCCAGGCGCAGCTGGCCAACGTGATCGCGCCGATCCGGACCCGCACCGGTGGACCGGCCTGGCGGCAGAGCATCTTCCACCCGTTCGCGCTCACCGCCCGGTACGCCCGTGGCACGGTGCTCCGCACCGAGCCGGTCGCCCCGACCTACTCCACCGCCCGCTACGGCGACGTGCCGGTGCTGGACACCGTTGCGGTGCACGACGAGGAGCGGGGCGAGCTGACCGTGTTCGCGGTCAACCGGGGCGATACGGACCTCGCGCTGGACCTCGACCTGCGCAGCCTGGCCCGGCCCTCCGGTCGATCCCACCTGACCCTCGCCGCCATGGACGACCCGACGGCGTGCAACACCGAGGCCGAGCCCGACCGGGTCACGCCCCGGGGGACCAGCATCCCCACCGTCGACGGCGGCCGGTGCACCGTAGCGCTGCCCGCCGTCTCCTGGAACGTGCTGCGCTTCGCCACCCGGTCCTGA
- a CDS encoding methyltransferase domain-containing protein — protein sequence MVALAQAPPSAERLRAIDVFLTGAWTDQARHDDRLRDLAVDVRFDRGVAHLTGEVPSATDLRLVRERVGRLAGVFGVWSRVTVGGRAPVVVDLGCGGTKQYPGNLGLDILPAPGVDAVADLSGSLPLADHSIDVLFAVHILEHMVDFLPLVDECHRVLRPGGVLHVMSPWWRHVNAVADPTHVRLLDVQTIKGICGQRPPGTPRWYPLHVGCDGASIFADLTPLAADEPGPEPSHLARFFD from the coding sequence ATGGTCGCGCTGGCACAGGCACCGCCCTCGGCCGAGCGGCTGAGGGCGATCGACGTCTTCCTCACCGGGGCGTGGACGGACCAGGCCCGGCACGACGACCGCCTGCGCGACCTGGCGGTCGACGTACGGTTCGACCGGGGTGTGGCCCACCTGACCGGTGAGGTGCCGTCGGCAACCGACCTGCGGCTGGTCCGCGAGCGGGTCGGCCGGCTCGCCGGGGTGTTCGGGGTCTGGTCGCGGGTCACCGTCGGCGGCCGGGCACCGGTCGTCGTCGACCTGGGCTGTGGTGGCACCAAGCAGTACCCGGGCAATCTCGGGCTGGACATCCTCCCCGCTCCCGGCGTGGACGCGGTGGCGGACCTCTCCGGGTCGCTGCCGCTGGCCGACCACTCGATCGACGTCCTCTTCGCGGTGCACATCCTGGAGCACATGGTCGACTTCCTGCCGCTGGTGGACGAGTGCCACCGGGTGCTCCGGCCCGGAGGCGTCCTGCACGTGATGAGCCCCTGGTGGCGGCATGTGAACGCGGTCGCCGACCCGACCCACGTACGGCTGCTCGACGTCCAGACGATCAAGGGAATCTGCGGGCAGCGCCCGCCCGGTACGCCACGTTGGTATCCGTTGCACGTCGGCTGTGACGGGGCGTCGATCTTCGCCGACCTGACGCCCCTCGCCGCCGACGAGCCGGGCCCCGAGCCGTCCCACCTGGCCCGGTTCTTCGACTAG
- a CDS encoding LacI family DNA-binding transcriptional regulator, with the protein MRHRLKDVAEKAGVSVKTVSNVVNGYQHVRPTTRARVEQAIAELNYRPNLSARNLRKGRTGVIALAVPELDIPYFAELARHVVVAAAEQGWTVLIDQTGGSREQERVAASGIGDHLIDGLIFSPLALTAEDLTGLDGTPMVLLGERVDHGPADHVMIDNVAAAREITAHLAGLGRRRIAAIGSQRTVEGASARLRLAGYRAALTDAGLGYDERLVAPAPVWHRADGAAAMRDLLASGMRPDAVFCFNDTLALGALRALHEHGLRAPEDVAVAGFDDIEDGRFSVPTLSTIAPDKERIGRLAVELLVGRIEGDRSAPPRTLTAPYRLELRESTLGR; encoded by the coding sequence GTGCGGCACAGGCTCAAGGACGTGGCCGAGAAGGCCGGTGTGTCCGTGAAGACCGTATCCAATGTCGTCAACGGATACCAGCATGTCCGGCCAACCACCCGCGCCCGGGTCGAGCAGGCGATCGCGGAGCTGAACTACCGGCCCAACCTCTCCGCCCGCAACCTGCGCAAGGGGCGTACCGGAGTGATCGCCCTCGCCGTGCCGGAGCTGGACATCCCCTACTTCGCCGAGTTGGCCCGGCACGTCGTGGTCGCCGCCGCCGAGCAGGGCTGGACGGTGCTGATCGACCAGACCGGCGGTAGCCGGGAGCAGGAGCGGGTGGCCGCCAGCGGCATCGGCGACCACCTCATCGACGGGCTGATCTTCAGCCCTCTGGCCCTCACCGCCGAGGACCTCACCGGGCTGGACGGCACCCCGATGGTGCTGCTCGGTGAACGGGTGGACCACGGACCGGCCGACCACGTGATGATCGACAACGTGGCCGCCGCCCGGGAGATCACCGCCCACCTGGCCGGTCTCGGTCGCCGCCGGATCGCCGCGATCGGCTCGCAGCGCACCGTCGAGGGGGCCAGCGCCCGACTCCGGCTCGCCGGCTACCGCGCCGCGCTCACCGACGCCGGCCTCGGCTACGACGAGCGGCTGGTCGCCCCCGCGCCGGTCTGGCACCGCGCCGACGGCGCCGCCGCCATGCGGGACCTGCTCGCCTCGGGGATGCGTCCCGACGCGGTCTTCTGTTTCAACGACACGCTCGCCCTGGGCGCGCTGCGCGCCCTGCACGAGCACGGACTGCGGGCACCCGAGGACGTCGCGGTCGCCGGCTTCGACGACATCGAGGACGGCCGGTTCTCGGTCCCCACCCTGAGCACCATCGCGCCGGACAAGGAACGCATCGGCCGGCTCGCGGTGGAGTTGCTGGTCGGCCGGATCGAGGGCGACCGGAGTGCGCCGCCCCGGACGCTCACCGCCCCGTACCGGCTCGAACTCCGGGAGAGCACTCTCGGCCGGTGA
- a CDS encoding ABC transporter substrate-binding protein — protein MMRNEMSRRRLLGLGVGLGTAATLALAGCGGDDGSTTASGNGGKDYTGPKVDLKLWNGFTGGDGDIFKKLVEKFNAEHKNIAVTVTTYQWEDYYSKLPGAVPSGSGPDIAVMHMDQLATFAARGVIAELDDVAKALELTDADFAPTVWAGGLYDKKRYGIPLDMHPLGFYYNKAVLQKAGLDPEKPPTTRDDYTAALTELKKSGVQGFWVSPFQFTGGMTFYSVLHQLGGTLFDADVAKATFNSDPAVEACTWLVDMIKQGHSPANVGQDADYLAFKAGKNAFNWNGIWQINDLKKSTDVQWGVAPLPQIGSKPAAWANSHNFTIVKQRSTDANKVAGAKVFINWLGQHSLDWAAGGQVPARKAVREDAGFKALSEVGALAPEIEYAAFPPAAPGIGEVLTTFYSSFNEAVLGKKSPKQALDDGVAKADKQLADNRKKYGN, from the coding sequence ATGATGCGCAACGAGATGAGCCGACGCCGCCTGCTCGGCCTCGGTGTCGGGCTCGGCACCGCGGCCACGCTCGCCCTGGCGGGCTGCGGCGGCGACGACGGTTCCACCACGGCCTCGGGCAACGGCGGCAAGGACTACACCGGCCCGAAGGTCGACCTGAAGCTGTGGAACGGCTTCACCGGCGGCGACGGCGACATCTTCAAGAAGCTCGTCGAGAAGTTCAATGCCGAGCACAAGAACATCGCGGTGACGGTCACCACGTACCAGTGGGAGGACTACTACAGCAAGCTCCCCGGCGCGGTCCCCAGCGGCTCCGGACCGGACATCGCGGTGATGCACATGGACCAGCTCGCCACCTTCGCCGCCCGGGGCGTCATCGCCGAGCTGGACGACGTGGCGAAGGCGCTGGAGCTGACCGACGCCGACTTCGCCCCGACGGTCTGGGCCGGCGGCCTCTACGACAAGAAGCGGTACGGCATCCCGCTGGACATGCACCCGCTCGGCTTCTACTACAACAAGGCCGTCTTGCAGAAGGCGGGCCTCGACCCGGAGAAGCCGCCGACCACGCGGGACGACTACACCGCCGCGCTGACCGAGTTGAAGAAGTCCGGCGTCCAGGGATTCTGGGTCAGCCCGTTCCAGTTCACCGGCGGCATGACCTTCTACTCCGTGCTGCACCAGTTGGGCGGGACGCTCTTCGACGCCGACGTCGCGAAGGCCACCTTCAACTCCGACCCGGCGGTCGAGGCGTGCACCTGGCTGGTCGACATGATCAAGCAGGGGCACTCCCCGGCCAACGTCGGCCAGGACGCCGACTACCTGGCGTTCAAGGCGGGCAAGAACGCCTTCAACTGGAACGGCATCTGGCAGATCAACGACCTGAAGAAGAGCACCGACGTGCAGTGGGGGGTCGCGCCCCTGCCCCAGATCGGCAGCAAGCCGGCGGCCTGGGCCAACTCGCACAACTTCACCATCGTCAAGCAGCGCAGCACCGACGCCAACAAGGTGGCCGGGGCGAAGGTCTTCATCAACTGGCTGGGCCAGCACTCGCTGGACTGGGCCGCCGGGGGCCAGGTGCCCGCCCGCAAGGCGGTCCGTGAGGACGCCGGCTTCAAGGCGCTCAGCGAGGTGGGCGCGCTCGCCCCCGAGATCGAGTACGCGGCCTTCCCGCCCGCCGCGCCGGGTATCGGCGAGGTGCTGACCACCTTCTACTCCTCGTTCAACGAGGCGGTGCTCGGCAAGAAGTCGCCGAAGCAGGCGCTGGACGACGGCGTCGCCAAGGCCGACAAGCAGCTGGCGGACAACCGCAAGAAGTACGGGAACTGA
- a CDS encoding Smr/MutS family protein produces the protein MKLKLDLHDIFNKGHDIDRALRGIMDEAVAKKATLVEIIPGKGSGQLKKRVLRFLDQKDVKQLYHRVEKDSKNFGRLFVHFRWK, from the coding sequence ATGAAACTGAAGCTGGACCTGCACGACATCTTCAACAAGGGCCACGACATCGACCGCGCGCTGCGCGGGATCATGGACGAGGCGGTGGCGAAGAAGGCCACCCTGGTCGAGATCATCCCCGGCAAGGGCTCCGGCCAGCTCAAGAAGCGGGTGCTGCGGTTCCTCGACCAGAAGGACGTCAAACAGCTCTACCACCGGGTCGAGAAGGACTCCAAGAACTTCGGCCGCCTCTTCGTCCACTTCCGCTGGAAGTAG
- a CDS encoding ROK family protein — translation MVTTLAIDCGGGGIKGTVLDEAGTMRARPLRVPTPYPLPPSLFVKTLLDLAGRLPTADRLTVGMPGMLRHGVVVATPHYVTRSGPRSRVDPDLLAEWTGFDVRTALSDAFGVPALVLNDAEVHGAGVVAGSGCELVLTLGTGLGCALFDGGALAPHLELSQAPVRWGMTYDTYIGEPERRRLGDGFWSRRVRQVVDGLRPVFRWDRLYLGGGNSRLIRPEQLARMGEDVVVVPNTAALVGGVRAWQLTPPRPVDGHPAA, via the coding sequence GTGGTGACCACGTTGGCGATCGACTGCGGTGGCGGCGGCATCAAGGGCACGGTGCTCGACGAGGCGGGGACGATGCGTGCCCGGCCGCTGCGGGTGCCCACGCCGTACCCACTGCCGCCGAGCCTCTTCGTCAAGACCCTGCTGGACCTGGCCGGGCGGTTGCCCACCGCCGACCGGCTGACCGTGGGCATGCCCGGGATGCTCCGGCACGGGGTGGTGGTGGCCACCCCGCACTACGTCACCCGCTCCGGACCCCGCTCCCGGGTCGACCCGGACCTGCTGGCCGAGTGGACCGGGTTCGACGTGCGTACCGCGCTCTCCGACGCCTTCGGCGTGCCGGCGCTGGTCCTCAACGACGCCGAGGTGCACGGTGCAGGGGTGGTGGCCGGCAGCGGGTGCGAGCTGGTGCTGACCCTCGGCACCGGGCTCGGCTGCGCCCTCTTCGACGGCGGGGCGCTCGCCCCGCACCTGGAGCTGTCCCAGGCCCCGGTGCGCTGGGGGATGACCTACGACACCTACATCGGCGAGCCGGAGCGCCGCCGGCTGGGCGACGGCTTCTGGTCCCGAAGGGTCCGACAGGTGGTGGACGGGCTGCGTCCGGTGTTCCGCTGGGACCGGCTCTACCTGGGAGGCGGCAACTCCCGACTGATCCGTCCCGAGCAGCTCGCGCGGATGGGCGAGGACGTGGTGGTCGTACCGAACACCGCCGCCCTGGTCGGTGGGGTCCGTGCCTGGCAGCTCACCCCGCCCCGTCCCGTCGACGGGCATCCGGCGGCCTGA
- a CDS encoding ABC-F family ATP-binding cassette domain-containing protein produces MSATMIVKNLSAGHGDRLLFAGLDLVVAPGDVIGLVGANGAGKSTLLRTLAGLQPVEAGSVTLSPPTANVGHLPQEPERRPDESVRDFLARRTGVTAAQAALDEATEALTAGAAGADDAYAEALERWLALGGADLAERAEQVAAELGLGVDLEHPMTGLSGGQAARAGLASLLLSRYDVFLLDEPTNDLDLAGLAKLEEFVSGLRAGTVLVSHDREFLTRTVTRILELDLHQQQVRHYGGGYAAYLEEREVARRHARAEYEEYADTRAGLEERARTQRAWIEKGVRNARRKATDPDKFVKHFRGQTSEKQAAKARQTERLIERLEVVEEPRKEWELRMEIAAAPRAGAVVAALRDAVVRRGGFTLGPVNLQIDWADRVAVTGANGSGKSTLLAALLGRVPLESGHASLGPGVVVGEVDQARGLFVGDEPLLDAFRAAVPEMSPADARTLLAKFGLRADHVLRPAATLSPGERTRAALALLQGRGVNLLVLDEPTNHLDLPAIEQLESALADYPGTLLLVTHDRRMLEAIETNRRLHADGGRIAEL; encoded by the coding sequence ATGAGCGCCACGATGATCGTCAAGAACCTCTCCGCCGGGCACGGCGACCGGCTGCTCTTCGCCGGGCTGGACCTGGTGGTGGCTCCCGGCGACGTGATCGGCCTGGTCGGGGCCAACGGAGCCGGCAAGTCGACGCTGCTGCGTACCCTCGCCGGGTTACAGCCGGTGGAGGCCGGCAGCGTCACGCTGAGCCCGCCCACCGCGAACGTCGGACACCTGCCGCAGGAGCCGGAACGTCGCCCCGACGAGTCGGTCCGCGACTTCCTCGCCCGTCGTACCGGCGTGACGGCCGCGCAGGCCGCGCTGGACGAGGCGACCGAGGCGCTCACCGCCGGGGCGGCCGGTGCCGACGACGCGTACGCCGAGGCGTTGGAGCGCTGGCTCGCCCTCGGCGGTGCCGACCTGGCCGAACGCGCCGAGCAGGTGGCCGCCGAGCTGGGGCTCGGCGTCGACCTGGAGCACCCGATGACCGGGCTCTCCGGCGGGCAGGCGGCCCGCGCCGGGCTGGCCTCGCTGCTGCTCAGCCGGTACGACGTCTTCCTGCTCGACGAGCCGACCAACGACCTCGACCTGGCCGGGCTGGCGAAGCTGGAGGAGTTCGTCAGCGGACTGCGCGCCGGCACGGTGCTGGTCAGCCACGACCGCGAGTTCCTGACCCGCACGGTCACCCGGATCCTGGAGCTGGACCTGCACCAGCAGCAGGTCAGGCACTACGGCGGTGGGTACGCCGCGTACCTGGAGGAGCGCGAGGTGGCCCGCCGGCACGCCCGCGCCGAGTACGAGGAGTACGCCGACACCCGCGCCGGCCTGGAGGAACGGGCCCGCACCCAGCGCGCCTGGATAGAGAAGGGCGTGCGCAACGCCCGACGCAAGGCCACCGATCCGGACAAGTTCGTCAAGCACTTCCGGGGCCAGACCAGCGAGAAGCAGGCTGCCAAGGCCCGGCAGACCGAGCGGCTGATCGAGCGGCTGGAGGTGGTCGAGGAGCCGCGCAAGGAGTGGGAACTGCGGATGGAGATCGCCGCCGCGCCCCGCGCTGGCGCCGTCGTGGCCGCGCTCCGCGACGCGGTGGTACGCCGGGGCGGCTTCACCCTCGGCCCGGTGAACCTCCAGATCGACTGGGCCGACCGGGTGGCGGTGACCGGGGCGAACGGGTCGGGCAAGTCGACGCTGCTGGCGGCGCTGCTCGGCCGGGTGCCGCTGGAGTCCGGGCACGCCTCGCTCGGGCCGGGGGTGGTGGTCGGCGAGGTCGACCAGGCCCGGGGACTCTTCGTCGGTGACGAGCCGCTGCTGGACGCCTTCCGGGCCGCCGTACCGGAGATGTCCCCGGCGGACGCGCGGACCCTGCTGGCCAAGTTCGGCCTGCGTGCCGACCACGTGCTGCGGCCGGCGGCCACCCTCTCCCCCGGCGAGCGGACCCGGGCGGCGCTCGCGCTGCTCCAGGGGCGCGGGGTGAACCTGCTCGTGCTGGACGAACCGACCAACCACCTCGACCTGCCCGCGATCGAGCAGTTGGAGTCGGCGCTGGCGGATTACCCCGGCACGCTGCTCCTGGTCACCCACGACCGGCGGATGCTGGAGGCGATCGAGACCAACCGCCGGCTGCACGCCGACGGCGGACGGATCGCCGAGCTCTGA